One window of Chroococcidiopsis sp. TS-821 genomic DNA carries:
- a CDS encoding NAD(P)/FAD-dependent oxidoreductase: MQPLIVVIGGGAAGFFGAIACAQAHPHTQVIILEASHQPLAKVRVSGGGRCNVTHACFEPAALVQNYPRGGKALRGAFTRFQSRDTVNWFAAQGVKLKTEADGRMFPVTDDSATIVDCLMQKAIALGIKIRTGAAVVSVQVLDGATSRFAIQLKSKEVILCDRVLLATGSNKVGYQIAASLGHHIESPVPSLFTFNILDKNLRELAGVSVDSVRLRLTVGSQKLEQTGPLLITHWGLSGPAVLKLSAWGARMLYDEKYHASVTINWLPQSNPEDLRQKLLAVKTEWAKRAIASHCPVELPRRLWQYLVSRVDIGSEDRWSGISHKSLNLLVQELTQGQYLIQGKGVFKEEFVTCGGVNLKEVNFKTMESRLCQGLYFAGEILDIDGITGGFNFQSAWTTAWLAGQAMGVTEDKQRSRGE; this comes from the coding sequence TTGCAACCGTTAATCGTTGTTATTGGAGGAGGCGCAGCGGGTTTTTTTGGTGCGATCGCCTGCGCGCAAGCTCATCCACATACCCAAGTCATCATTTTAGAAGCAAGTCATCAACCATTAGCCAAAGTGCGTGTCTCTGGTGGTGGAAGATGTAATGTCACTCATGCGTGTTTTGAACCAGCCGCCTTAGTACAAAATTATCCGCGAGGTGGTAAAGCTTTACGTGGAGCATTTACGCGTTTTCAAAGCCGCGATACTGTTAATTGGTTCGCCGCACAAGGAGTCAAACTGAAAACTGAAGCTGATGGCAGAATGTTTCCTGTCACCGATGACTCGGCGACGATCGTTGATTGTTTGATGCAAAAGGCGATCGCTTTAGGAATCAAAATTCGTACAGGCGCAGCGGTGGTTTCCGTTCAGGTACTTGATGGCGCAACTTCAAGATTTGCAATTCAACTGAAATCAAAAGAAGTGATTCTGTGCGATCGCGTATTACTTGCGACAGGTAGTAACAAAGTCGGTTATCAAATTGCCGCATCTTTAGGACACCACATTGAATCGCCTGTACCATCCTTGTTTACATTTAATATTCTCGATAAAAATTTACGCGAATTAGCTGGAGTGAGTGTCGATAGCGTCCGTTTAAGGTTAACTGTTGGTAGCCAAAAACTCGAACAAACAGGTCCATTGCTCATCACCCACTGGGGCTTAAGTGGTCCTGCGGTTCTCAAACTTTCTGCGTGGGGGGCGCGGATGCTGTATGACGAGAAATATCATGCATCTGTGACAATCAATTGGCTTCCACAGAGTAACCCTGAAGATCTCCGCCAAAAGTTACTTGCCGTTAAAACCGAATGGGCAAAACGGGCGATCGCCAGTCACTGTCCTGTTGAATTACCGCGTCGTCTCTGGCAGTATTTAGTATCGCGAGTTGATATAGGTAGCGAAGACCGTTGGTCGGGAATATCGCACAAAAGCTTAAATTTACTCGTCCAAGAACTGACACAAGGACAATACTTGATTCAAGGTAAAGGAGTTTTTAAAGAAGAATTTGTCACCTGTGGCGGTGTGAATCTTAAAGAAGTCAACTTCAAAACGATGGAAAGTCGGCTTTGTCAAGGACTTTACTTTGCTGGAGAAATCCTTGATATTGATGGCATTACTGGAGGATTTAACTTTCAAAGTGCTTGGACAACAGCTTGGTTAGCAGGTCAAGCAATGGGAGTAACTGAAGACAAGCAAAGGAGCAGAGGAGAATAA
- a CDS encoding SRPBCC family protein translates to MKALSVPNTVELPSSWSQVQQIALLQGEILVETRSHSAWGGAVTAAMYLPLKRSQVWQQITDYPRWVQYFPDVIKSEVLQRGETKRLYQVAKKAFFLFTAQVEVYLNVIEVLQRRIQFRLEQGTFHDFTAELQLEDCESGTVLTYAVQATPNIPIPAMFIQQAMHLELPENMRQMRRIICGR, encoded by the coding sequence ATGAAAGCACTTTCTGTACCCAATACAGTTGAACTTCCATCCTCCTGGAGTCAAGTTCAGCAAATAGCCCTTTTACAAGGTGAAATTTTAGTAGAAACGCGATCGCATTCTGCGTGGGGTGGCGCGGTGACAGCTGCGATGTACTTACCATTGAAGCGATCGCAAGTTTGGCAGCAGATAACTGACTATCCCCGCTGGGTGCAATACTTTCCTGATGTAATTAAAAGCGAAGTTTTACAACGCGGCGAAACAAAGCGTTTATATCAAGTTGCGAAAAAAGCCTTTTTTCTTTTTACAGCGCAAGTTGAAGTTTACCTCAACGTCATTGAAGTTCTACAGCGGCGAATTCAGTTTCGGTTAGAACAAGGAACGTTTCATGATTTTACTGCAGAATTGCAATTAGAAGATTGCGAAAGCGGTACAGTGTTGACGTATGCAGTACAAGCCACACCTAACATTCCCATCCCTGCTATGTTTATTCAGCAAGCAATGCATCTAGAACTACCAGAGAATATGCGGCAAATGCGACGAATCATCTGTGGTAGATAA
- a CDS encoding AbrB/MazE/SpoVT family DNA-binding domain-containing protein, with protein MVGVEFVEYSIFKKALRAAHHWEVGQELIAINVGDGILLKPKKPFAQTTLAQVAGCLSYRGKPKSLNELEDAIRQGVMQQWHDRS; from the coding sequence GTGGTAGGCGTAGAGTTTGTTGAGTACTCAATCTTCAAAAAAGCCTTGCGTGCTGCTCATCATTGGGAAGTTGGTCAAGAACTGATTGCGATTAATGTCGGCGATGGTATCCTCCTTAAACCTAAAAAACCTTTTGCACAGACAACTTTAGCGCAGGTCGCAGGCTGTTTAAGCTATAGGGGAAAACCAAAAAGTCTCAATGAGCTAGAAGATGCAATTCGCCAAGGAGTGATGCAACAGTGGCACGATCGCAGTTGA
- a CDS encoding ChaB family protein: MTATDTSVMQPNAAEFRSVSAIFKNREQIDGVIRRLLDRGISRDDISVIGKNFHSETKIAGFITKKDVILGGLKQGAIFGSLFGSALALLTGVGVLFVPFVGTLVAAGPLGAALLGAAGGAIAGSAGAGLVSALVTLGMPEDKAAVYQTRIEAGDFLVAVEVPADKTGEIQLLLESAGGEETHVNEKALPRRRTGQIESAADLSPEVRSHLSEDAQRAFIANYNKALSETGDEEKAEHQAWDAVCEQYEQDENGIWSKAKSSI; this comes from the coding sequence ATGACTGCAACAGATACAAGTGTAATGCAGCCGAATGCTGCTGAATTTCGCAGTGTTTCTGCTATTTTTAAAAACCGCGAACAGATCGATGGCGTAATTCGCCGCTTACTTGACCGAGGAATTTCGCGCGACGATATCTCAGTAATCGGAAAAAATTTCCACTCGGAAACTAAAATTGCTGGTTTTATTACTAAAAAAGACGTTATCCTTGGCGGATTGAAACAAGGAGCAATCTTTGGCTCGCTCTTTGGTTCAGCGCTAGCTTTATTAACAGGAGTAGGCGTTCTATTTGTACCGTTTGTTGGTACTTTAGTCGCCGCAGGTCCCTTAGGTGCGGCTTTGTTAGGCGCTGCGGGAGGTGCGATCGCAGGTAGTGCGGGTGCGGGTTTGGTATCCGCCTTAGTCACGCTAGGAATGCCAGAAGACAAAGCAGCAGTATATCAAACTCGCATCGAAGCAGGCGACTTTTTGGTGGCGGTAGAAGTCCCCGCAGATAAAACAGGTGAAATCCAGTTACTGCTTGAAAGTGCAGGTGGTGAAGAAACGCACGTTAACGAAAAAGCTTTACCCCGCAGACGCACAGGGCAAATTGAAAGTGCAGCAGACTTATCGCCAGAAGTGCGATCGCACCTTTCTGAAGACGCACAGCGCGCATTTATTGCCAACTACAACAAAGCATTGTCAGAAACAGGTGACGAAGAAAAAGCTGAACATCAAGCTTGGGATGCAGTTTGCGAACAATACGAGCAAGATGAAAATGGCATTTGGTCTAAAGCAAAATCAAGTATCTAG